In Bordetella genomosp. 11, the sequence ATCGGCCTGCTGGCGGCGCTGTTGGCGGCCGCGGTCAGTATTTTCCTGGCGCGGATTTTCCTGGCGCCGGTCCGCCGCCTGGCCGGGGCGACGCACAGGCTATCGGCGGGCGACTACACGACCCGGGTGAACGTCACGTCCGCCGACGAACTGGGCCGCCTGGGCCAGGACTTCAACCGGCTGGCGCATACGCTGGAACGCAACGAGGCCCTGCGGCGAGAGATGGTCGCGGATATCTCGCACGAACTGCGCACGCCGCTGGCGGTGTTGCGCGGCGAGATGGAAGCATTGCAGGACGGCGTGCGGCCTTTCTCGCCCGATGCGCTGGCGTCGCTGCAGTCGGAGGTCTCGTTGCTGAGCAAGCTGATCGACGATCTGTACGAGCTTTCGCTGGCGGACGTGGGCGCGCTGTCGTATCGCATGCTGCCCGTGGACATGGCCGCCATTGCCGAACAATCGGTCGAGACTTATCGTGAACGCCTGGGCGCGCGGCGCCTGCGGGTGGAAGCCGATATCGGCCCGCAGGCGTGCGTGATCGAAGGGGATGCGCAGCGCCTGACCCAGCTGATGAGCAATCTGCTGGAGAACACCCTGCGCTATACCGACCCGGATGGCATGGTGCGGGTGTCCGTCCGGACGGAAAGCGGCACGGTGGCGGTGGAGTGCCAGGATTCCGCGCCCGGCGTGCCCGCGCAGTTCCTGCCGCGCCTGTTCGACCGCCTGTTCCGGGTCGACCCGTCACGTTCGCGCGAGAGCGGGGGCGCCGGCCTGGGCCTGGCGATCTGCCAGCGTATCGTCGAATCGCATCGCGGCACCATCCACGCGATGCCGTCCGAACTGGGCGGCTTGCGTGTCCGTATTGTTTTTCCCGCGGCCCACGGAGCCGCGTCCTGAGAGCCACCATGATCCTGATCGTAGAAGACGAACCCAAGCTGGCCGCGCTGTTGACCGATTACCTGCGCGCCGCCCGCTACGAAACCGAATCGCTGGCCGATGGTCGCGAAGCGCTGACGGCGATCCGCCAGATGAAACCCGAGCTGGTGCTGCTGGACCTGATGCTTCCCGGCCGCGACGGCCTGGAAGTCTGCCGCGAACTGCGCACCTTCAGCGACGTGCCGGTGATCATGGTGACCGCGCGGGTGGAGGAGATCGACCGGCTCATCGGCCTGGAAATGGGCGCCGACGATTACATCTGCAAGCCGTTCAGCCCGCGCGAGGTCGTGGCGCGCGTCAAGGCCATCCTGCGCCGCGCGCGCGGCAACGGCCACGGCGGACATCCGCAGTCGCTGCTGGAAATCCGCCCCGAACATCATGTCGCCACGCTGGACGGCAAGCCCCTGGCCCTGACGCCGGTGGAGTTCCGCCTGCTGCAGGCGCTGGCGGCCGCCGAAGGCAAGATCCTGTCGCGCGACGCGTTGCTGAATCATCTGTACGCCGATCACCGCGTCGTCACCGACCGCACGGTGGACAGCCATATCAAGAATCTGCGCCGCAAGTTCGAAGCGGTCCTGCCCGGCCATGACCTGATCCGCTCCATCTACGGGGTGGGGTACAAGCTGGAGATGCACTAGCCTCGCGTCCCGCGGGGCGCAGGCCGGCGGCATGAGAAAATGCCGTCCATCATGACTGCACCCACCGACTCCCTGGTTTGCGATATCGACGCGGAGCGCCGTTTCGGCGGCTTGGCGCGGCTTTATGGCCCTGGCGCACCCGATCGACTGCGCGCCGCGCGCATTGCCGTGGTCGGCCTGGGCGGCGTCGGCTCGTGGACGGCCGAGGCGCTGGCCCGCAGCGGTGTCGGCGCCCTTGTCCTGGTGGACCTGGACCATATCGCCGAGTCCAACGTCAATCGCCAGATCCACGCCCTGACCGATACGCTGGGGCAGGCCAAGGTGGCGGCGATGGCGGCACG encodes:
- a CDS encoding ATP-binding protein, which encodes MRLGITFKLFLAILATSLAVTLAMGSAVRWNFERHFLSYVKERELRRVDRMRQSLADLYRERGSWEALRGNPSLWTHILTVPPGDPAGRRHPPPHGVLEWLSEVDPNLAPPPPPDFVEPDWARGRDFLALPFTLLDNQMRVVAGYSAPPPGAPRRPVDVDGMTVGWLVTPFPNRLPSEADQRFQREQSEATWVIGLLAALLAAAVSIFLARIFLAPVRRLAGATHRLSAGDYTTRVNVTSADELGRLGQDFNRLAHTLERNEALRREMVADISHELRTPLAVLRGEMEALQDGVRPFSPDALASLQSEVSLLSKLIDDLYELSLADVGALSYRMLPVDMAAIAEQSVETYRERLGARRLRVEADIGPQACVIEGDAQRLTQLMSNLLENTLRYTDPDGMVRVSVRTESGTVAVECQDSAPGVPAQFLPRLFDRLFRVDPSRSRESGGAGLGLAICQRIVESHRGTIHAMPSELGGLRVRIVFPAAHGAAS
- a CDS encoding response regulator yields the protein MILIVEDEPKLAALLTDYLRAARYETESLADGREALTAIRQMKPELVLLDLMLPGRDGLEVCRELRTFSDVPVIMVTARVEEIDRLIGLEMGADDYICKPFSPREVVARVKAILRRARGNGHGGHPQSLLEIRPEHHVATLDGKPLALTPVEFRLLQALAAAEGKILSRDALLNHLYADHRVVTDRTVDSHIKNLRRKFEAVLPGHDLIRSIYGVGYKLEMH